The Halomonas sp. 7T genome contains a region encoding:
- a CDS encoding ABC transporter ATP-binding protein, which translates to MTATVSLTDVAAPAPALALRDVHHTFAANHVVKGIDLNIAPGEVVCLLGPSGCGKTTLLRIAAGLEVLQDGAVSLDGKPIAAPGKRHVPPEKRNVGLAFQDSALFPHLSVLENVTFGLKHLPSKERRERAVGLLTQLGMANYIDTYPHMLSGGQQQRVALARALAPTPKLMLLDEPFSSLDARLRDRIRDDTLHVLKKLGSATLLVTHDPEEAMFMADRIALMRDGKIIQTGTPRELYCAPIDPFVVTFFGEVNELSGTVHNGKVQTPVGAVDASWLEEGSEAQIMIRPEALRIKERDLPAQAHSHSHVIMAKLLGRTSLIHLCAHGEDGQEAHLHARVPGVFLPEEGQPIDIDLDHSQVFIFPR; encoded by the coding sequence ATGACGGCAACTGTGTCACTTACCGACGTTGCGGCACCCGCACCGGCCTTGGCTCTACGTGATGTCCACCATACGTTTGCGGCTAACCACGTGGTCAAGGGGATAGATTTAAACATCGCGCCCGGAGAGGTGGTTTGCCTGTTGGGGCCGTCGGGCTGTGGTAAAACCACCTTGTTACGCATTGCGGCGGGGTTGGAGGTATTACAGGATGGCGCGGTGAGCCTGGATGGCAAGCCTATCGCGGCGCCCGGTAAGCGCCACGTGCCACCCGAGAAGCGTAACGTCGGCCTCGCCTTTCAAGACTCTGCGCTGTTTCCCCATTTAAGCGTGCTGGAAAATGTGACCTTTGGCCTCAAACACCTGCCGAGCAAAGAGCGTCGCGAGCGTGCAGTTGGGCTTCTCACCCAGCTAGGCATGGCGAACTATATTGACACTTACCCGCATATGCTGTCGGGTGGGCAACAGCAGCGTGTGGCGTTGGCGCGTGCCTTGGCGCCCACGCCAAAGTTAATGCTGCTGGATGAGCCGTTCTCTAGTTTGGATGCACGACTGCGAGATCGCATTCGCGACGATACCCTCCACGTGCTTAAGAAGCTTGGGTCCGCCACCTTGCTGGTTACCCACGATCCTGAAGAAGCTATGTTTATGGCGGATCGTATTGCGCTAATGCGCGATGGCAAAATCATCCAGACGGGCACCCCACGTGAGCTTTACTGCGCTCCGATAGACCCTTTTGTGGTGACCTTTTTTGGCGAGGTTAACGAACTTAGCGGCACGGTGCACAATGGCAAAGTGCAGACTCCGGTCGGCGCGGTAGATGCCAGTTGGCTAGAGGAGGGGAGTGAGGCGCAAATCATGATTCGCCCCGAGGCGCTGCGCATTAAAGAGCGCGATTTGCCGGCGCAGGCGCATAGCCATAGCCACGTGATCATGGCGAAATTGTTAGGTCGGACGAGCCTCATCCACCTGTGTGCCCACGGAGAGGATGGTCAGGAAGCGCACCTGCACGCCCGTGTGCCCGGTGTGTTTCTTCCCGAGGAGGGCCAGCCGATCGATATCGACTTGGACCACTCCCAGGTGTTCATTTTTCCGCGCTAA
- a CDS encoding Fe(3+) ABC transporter substrate-binding protein, protein MNKTRLALSVAAIMAGSAFASSTLANEVNIYSARHYDSDEILYSAFTEETGIKVNVLEGDANQLMERMQREGVASPADVMLTVDAGNLWRAEQDGLFQSVESDVLNERLPESMRHPEGMWFGFSQRARVIYYNRENFDPSQISTYEDLADPQFEGQVCIRSSNNIYNQSLLASMIEHHGEEGAQEWAQGVVNNMARNPEGGDTDQILGVASGECDLAVANHYYYVRLLHSDDAADREAARKVGVIFPNQDDRGTHVNVGGAGLVSNAQNPENGIRFLEFLASDEAQEVLAERNYEFPVVAGVKQNPVLESWGDFAKDDINISILGENNPEAVRIFDRVSWR, encoded by the coding sequence ATGAACAAAACACGTCTTGCTCTATCCGTTGCGGCCATCATGGCGGGTTCTGCCTTTGCTAGCAGCACCTTGGCTAATGAGGTCAACATTTACTCTGCGCGCCACTACGACTCAGATGAAATCCTCTACAGCGCATTCACCGAAGAAACCGGTATTAAAGTGAACGTGTTGGAAGGCGACGCAAACCAGTTGATGGAGCGCATGCAACGTGAAGGCGTGGCGAGCCCTGCCGACGTCATGTTAACCGTGGATGCGGGCAACCTGTGGCGCGCTGAACAAGATGGCCTGTTCCAGAGCGTCGAGTCGGACGTTCTCAATGAGCGCCTGCCAGAATCCATGCGTCATCCAGAAGGCATGTGGTTTGGTTTTAGCCAGCGTGCGCGGGTCATCTACTACAACCGCGAGAACTTCGACCCCAGCCAAATCTCTACCTACGAAGACCTGGCCGACCCGCAGTTCGAAGGCCAAGTGTGCATTCGCTCCTCCAACAACATCTATAACCAGTCCCTGTTGGCTTCGATGATTGAACACCATGGCGAAGAAGGCGCGCAAGAGTGGGCCCAAGGCGTTGTGAATAACATGGCTCGCAACCCCGAAGGTGGTGATACCGACCAAATTCTTGGCGTGGCGAGCGGCGAGTGCGACCTTGCTGTGGCCAATCACTACTACTATGTACGCCTACTGCACTCTGACGATGCCGCAGATCGTGAAGCCGCACGTAAAGTTGGCGTGATTTTCCCCAACCAAGATGACCGTGGCACACACGTAAACGTGGGTGGTGCTGGCCTCGTTTCTAACGCACAGAACCCGGAGAACGGCATTCGCTTCCTGGAGTTCCTGGCGTCTGACGAAGCGCAAGAAGTGCTGGCTGAGCGTAACTACGAGTTCCCAGTGGTAGCAGGCGTTAAGCAAAATCCGGTGCTAGAGTCTTGGGGCGATTTCGCCAAAGATGACATCAACATCAGCATCCTGGGTGAGAACAACCCAGAAGCGGTACGTATTTTCGACCGCGTTAGCTGGCGTTAA
- the polA gene encoding DNA polymerase I yields MARAPIVLVDGSSYLYRAFHALPPLTTSNGQPTGAVKGVINMLKRLIKDYPESPMAVVFDAPGKTFRDEMYSDYKAHRPPMPDDLRSQIKPLHACVEALGLPLLCIEGVEADDVIGTLAHHATQAGRDAVISTGDKDMAQLVNRHITLVNTMKDETLDEAGVEAKFGLPPELIIDYLALMGDKVDNIPGVPGVGEKTAIGLLQGMGGGLETIYGDLERVKTLTFRGAKTLPKKLEEHREQAFLSYQLATIKTDCELPVGLDDLYIAHPNREALVELYKEMEFKQWLAELLEGNDEGVDDVKGGAPVPENKPDDTAGDSPAAAPSERHDRVIFEQSEFEAWLDRLNCAKRFCFDLETTSLNYMDADIVGIGVALQAGEAAYIPLAHDYLDAPKQLDRKTVLAALKPLLEDPRKTKIGQNLKYDISVLANYDIAVVGPLADTMLASYVLNSTATRHDMDSLALKYLGEKTISFEEIAGKGAKQLTFNQIALEQAAPYACEDVDITLRLQETLRPQVEREGRLAEVLDHLELPLINVLSRIERNGVALDAELLYAHSQQLERRIRELESEAFELAGREFNLGSPKQLGQILFEEQKIPVIKKTPKGAPSTAEAVLEELALDYPLPKVIMQHRGLAKLKSTYTDKLPRLLNKATGRVHTSYHQAVTATGRLSSSDPNLQNIPIRTEEGRKIRQAFIARPGYRIVAADYSQIELRIMAHLSEDKGLLDAFAAGRDIHTATAAEVFGTSLDKVSSDQRRSAKAINFGLIYGMSAWGLSRQLHIDRNQAQTYIDRYFDRYPGVARYMDRIRTQAAEDGFVETVLGRRLYLPEIHSQNRNRRQGAERTAINAPMQGTAADIIKQAMIDVDAWLAESEFDALMVMQVHDELVFEVAEKQVEAFIEQVQQRMQAAASLSVPLIVEAQSGANWDEAH; encoded by the coding sequence ATGGCCCGTGCCCCTATCGTGCTTGTCGATGGCTCTTCCTACTTGTATCGCGCGTTTCATGCGCTGCCGCCGCTAACCACCTCTAACGGACAGCCGACCGGTGCGGTGAAAGGCGTTATCAATATGCTAAAGCGGCTAATCAAGGACTATCCTGAAAGCCCCATGGCGGTGGTGTTTGATGCGCCGGGGAAAACGTTTCGCGATGAGATGTACAGCGATTACAAAGCACACCGGCCGCCCATGCCCGACGACCTGCGCAGCCAAATCAAACCGCTGCATGCGTGTGTCGAAGCCCTGGGGTTGCCGCTGTTGTGTATTGAAGGCGTTGAGGCGGATGACGTCATCGGCACGCTGGCGCACCACGCAACGCAAGCCGGGCGCGATGCGGTGATTTCAACCGGCGACAAAGACATGGCGCAGTTGGTTAATCGCCACATCACACTCGTCAATACCATGAAAGATGAAACCTTGGACGAAGCGGGCGTAGAAGCTAAGTTCGGCTTACCGCCGGAGCTGATTATCGACTACCTGGCGTTGATGGGCGATAAAGTGGACAACATCCCCGGTGTGCCGGGGGTCGGTGAAAAAACCGCCATTGGTTTGCTGCAAGGCATGGGCGGTGGATTAGAGACTATCTACGGCGACTTAGAGCGGGTAAAAACCCTGACCTTTAGAGGCGCGAAAACGCTGCCGAAAAAGCTTGAAGAGCATCGCGAGCAGGCGTTTCTTTCCTATCAATTAGCCACCATCAAAACAGACTGTGAGCTTCCGGTAGGTTTAGATGACCTGTATATTGCCCACCCCAACCGGGAAGCGCTGGTTGAGCTGTATAAAGAGATGGAGTTTAAGCAGTGGCTAGCCGAGCTGCTGGAAGGTAACGACGAAGGCGTGGATGATGTAAAAGGTGGCGCGCCCGTACCTGAAAATAAGCCTGACGATACGGCTGGGGATAGCCCCGCCGCTGCGCCTTCTGAACGTCACGATCGCGTTATTTTCGAACAGAGCGAATTTGAGGCGTGGCTTGATCGTTTAAACTGCGCCAAGCGTTTCTGTTTTGACCTGGAAACCACCAGCCTCAACTACATGGATGCCGACATTGTGGGCATTGGTGTTGCGTTGCAAGCCGGTGAAGCAGCGTATATTCCGCTGGCCCATGATTACTTGGATGCCCCCAAGCAGTTGGATCGCAAAACCGTGCTGGCAGCGCTAAAACCACTGCTGGAAGACCCTCGCAAAACTAAAATTGGTCAAAATCTGAAGTACGATATTTCTGTGCTGGCCAATTATGACATTGCTGTGGTGGGGCCGTTGGCCGATACCATGCTGGCCTCTTATGTATTGAATTCAACGGCTACGCGCCACGATATGGATTCGCTGGCGCTTAAGTACTTGGGCGAGAAAACCATCTCGTTTGAAGAGATCGCTGGTAAAGGTGCCAAGCAGCTCACCTTTAACCAAATTGCCTTAGAGCAAGCGGCCCCTTACGCCTGTGAAGATGTCGATATTACGCTGCGGCTTCAGGAAACCCTGCGGCCCCAGGTCGAACGGGAAGGGCGCCTTGCCGAGGTGTTAGATCACCTTGAATTGCCTTTAATCAACGTGCTGTCGCGCATTGAGCGCAACGGTGTAGCGCTGGATGCCGAGCTTCTTTACGCGCACAGCCAGCAGCTTGAACGCCGTATTCGTGAACTTGAAAGTGAAGCATTTGAGCTGGCAGGCCGGGAGTTTAACCTTGGCTCGCCCAAGCAGTTGGGGCAGATTCTGTTTGAAGAGCAGAAGATTCCGGTGATTAAAAAAACCCCGAAAGGCGCGCCTTCCACGGCGGAAGCGGTGCTGGAAGAGCTGGCGCTGGATTACCCGCTGCCTAAAGTCATTATGCAGCACCGAGGACTTGCCAAGTTAAAATCTACTTACACTGACAAGCTACCGCGCTTGCTCAATAAAGCCACTGGCCGGGTGCACACTAGCTACCATCAGGCGGTGACCGCCACCGGGCGGCTGTCCTCATCTGATCCGAACTTACAAAACATCCCTATTCGTACCGAAGAGGGGCGCAAAATTCGTCAGGCGTTTATCGCTCGCCCTGGCTACCGTATTGTCGCGGCCGACTACTCGCAAATTGAGCTGCGCATTATGGCGCATCTTTCTGAAGATAAAGGGCTGTTAGATGCGTTTGCCGCCGGGCGCGATATCCATACCGCTACGGCGGCGGAAGTCTTCGGTACGTCGTTAGACAAGGTGTCGAGCGACCAGCGGCGCAGCGCGAAAGCGATTAATTTTGGCCTGATTTATGGCATGAGCGCTTGGGGGTTATCGCGTCAGTTGCATATTGATCGCAATCAAGCGCAAACCTACATCGACCGTTACTTTGATCGCTACCCCGGTGTTGCCCGCTATATGGATCGTATCCGCACCCAGGCGGCGGAAGATGGCTTTGTGGAAACGGTTTTGGGGCGGCGCCTTTATCTGCCAGAAATTCACTCGCAAAACCGCAACCGTCGCCAGGGCGCTGAGCGCACCGCGATCAACGCACCCATGCAAGGCACGGCGGCGGATATCATTAAACAGGCGATGATTGATGTGGATGCGTGGCTGGCAGAGAGCGAGTTCGATGCCCTAATGGTGATGCAGGTGCACGATGAGCTGGTGTTTGAAGTGGCCGAAAAGCAGGTCGAGGCGTTTATCGAGCAAGTGCAACAACGCATGCAGGCAGCTGCTTCGCTCAGTGTGCCGCTGATTGTAGAGGCTCAAAGCGGTGCTAACTGGGATGAAGCGCACTAG
- a CDS encoding homoserine kinase, with the protein MAVFTPLSDAQVAAFLEKFDVGSFVSLQGVAGGTENSTFFVTTDHRELVLTLFEQGEHEELPFFVELLDYLDEHRLPVPGTIHDREGIALHSLAGKPALLFPRLPGRHPEAPNVTQCSVLGETLGRLHVVSQRFQGHRPNPRDLHWLRAVHHKVLTYLSPEDQALMKNEVDDFESAFSQYGELPQGALHGDLFRDNTLYDGDQLGGIIDFYNGCTGDLLFDLAIVINDWATNEDGSLNEQRHDAILSAYQTRRPLTADEKALWPTMLRMTALRYWLSRLLVVYVDPPAHDLTPHDPERFRTILKARILLGALPLPEAS; encoded by the coding sequence ATGGCTGTATTCACCCCGCTTAGCGACGCACAGGTCGCTGCGTTTTTAGAAAAGTTTGATGTAGGTAGCTTCGTTTCCCTTCAAGGGGTGGCGGGCGGCACAGAGAATTCCACATTTTTTGTAACGACCGACCACCGCGAACTGGTGTTAACGCTGTTTGAACAGGGCGAACATGAAGAGCTGCCGTTTTTTGTTGAGTTACTTGATTATCTAGACGAGCACCGCCTGCCGGTGCCTGGCACCATTCATGACCGTGAAGGTATTGCGCTACACAGCTTGGCGGGCAAGCCGGCGCTGCTGTTTCCGCGACTGCCAGGCCGTCATCCTGAAGCGCCCAATGTGACGCAATGCAGCGTGCTAGGTGAAACACTTGGCCGCCTGCACGTAGTTTCTCAGCGTTTTCAAGGGCACCGCCCCAACCCACGCGACCTGCATTGGCTGCGGGCAGTACATCACAAGGTACTCACCTACCTAAGCCCGGAAGACCAGGCACTGATGAAGAATGAAGTGGATGACTTCGAAAGTGCCTTTAGTCAGTATGGCGAGCTGCCCCAAGGCGCGCTGCACGGTGATCTATTCCGTGATAACACCTTGTATGACGGCGACCAGCTGGGCGGCATCATTGACTTTTACAATGGCTGCACGGGGGATTTGCTGTTCGACCTAGCCATCGTTATTAATGATTGGGCAACGAACGAAGATGGTTCACTCAATGAGCAGCGCCATGACGCCATTCTTAGCGCCTATCAAACACGCAGACCCCTCACTGCCGACGAAAAAGCATTATGGCCAACAATGCTACGCATGACGGCGCTGCGTTACTGGCTTTCACGCTTACTGGTGGTTTACGTGGATCCGCCAGCCCACGACTTAACGCCCCACGATCCTGAGCGTTTTCGAACTATTTTAAAGGCGCGCATCTTATTGGGTGCGTTACCGCTTCCAGAGGCTTCTTAA
- the speA gene encoding biosynthetic arginine decarboxylase — protein sequence MSESVTSSSPALRARRTWNIDQWGSGYFDVDDHGQALVRPLGKDADGPALPISGLVRQLQQAGLRLPVLVRFSDILHDRVEQLCGAFDAAMQDAEYQGGYTAVYPIKVNQQRRVVEEILATAERGNGRVGLEAGSKPELLAVLALSDGGSSLIVCNGYKDREYVRLALLGEKLGHRVYLVVEKLSELTVILEEARELDVMPRIGLRARLASVGKGKWQNTGGEKSKFGLTASQILEVVETLRAQDALASLQLVHFHLGSQIANIRDIQRGLRECARFYQNLITLGAPIDTVDVGGGLGIDYEGTRSRSYCSANYSMREYARNVVSAFAQLCQEANLPQPHLISESGRALTAHHAVLVTNVIGEERIDDTPPEHIPQEDPQVEALWRVFEQLAEVQEPRVLVEAWHDLLQAVSELQDRFVLGLSDINARAIGERLYMAACARLRGQLDTRNRAHREILDELAEKLADKLFVNFSLFQSVPDVWGIEQIFPVLPLSGLDQAPTRRAVIQDITCDSDGRIDSYVDGQGVESTLPLPEWKSEDERWIGFFLVGAYQEILGDLHNLFGDTDSVDAALDADGNWVISNAQAGDSVADVLAYVNFDAKVLQQKLFAQLEASGFSSQEQEHFAASLNEGLEGYTYLE from the coding sequence ATGAGCGAATCGGTTACCAGCAGCAGTCCTGCGCTTCGCGCACGCCGCACGTGGAATATTGACCAGTGGGGCAGCGGCTACTTCGATGTAGATGATCACGGCCAAGCGTTAGTACGTCCGCTTGGTAAGGATGCCGACGGCCCTGCGCTGCCCATTAGCGGCTTGGTGCGACAGCTTCAGCAAGCCGGGCTACGTTTACCCGTATTGGTGCGCTTTAGCGATATTCTCCACGACCGGGTAGAACAGCTTTGCGGCGCCTTTGACGCCGCTATGCAGGACGCCGAGTATCAGGGTGGCTACACGGCGGTTTACCCCATTAAGGTCAACCAGCAGCGCCGCGTGGTAGAAGAAATTCTCGCCACGGCAGAGCGCGGCAATGGCCGCGTAGGGCTGGAAGCAGGCAGCAAGCCGGAGCTTCTGGCCGTGCTCGCCCTATCAGACGGCGGCTCTTCGCTGATTGTGTGCAACGGCTACAAAGACCGTGAATACGTCCGCCTTGCCCTGTTAGGTGAAAAGCTTGGGCACCGCGTTTACCTCGTGGTCGAAAAACTCTCTGAGTTAACGGTCATTCTTGAAGAAGCCCGCGAACTAGATGTGATGCCGCGTATTGGCCTGCGCGCACGGCTTGCCTCGGTGGGCAAAGGCAAGTGGCAAAATACCGGCGGCGAAAAGTCTAAATTCGGCCTAACTGCGAGCCAGATTCTTGAGGTTGTGGAAACGCTTCGCGCCCAGGATGCCCTGGCAAGCTTACAGCTAGTGCACTTTCATCTTGGCTCTCAGATTGCCAATATCCGCGATATTCAACGCGGCCTGCGGGAATGCGCACGCTTTTACCAAAACCTGATTACCCTCGGCGCGCCCATTGACACCGTCGACGTGGGCGGCGGTTTGGGTATCGACTACGAAGGCACCCGCTCGCGCAGCTACTGCTCCGCCAACTACTCCATGCGTGAATATGCGCGCAACGTCGTCAGCGCGTTTGCTCAGCTCTGCCAAGAGGCCAACCTGCCCCAGCCTCACTTGATCAGTGAGTCTGGCCGTGCGCTAACGGCGCACCATGCGGTTCTAGTGACCAATGTCATTGGCGAAGAGCGTATTGATGATACCCCCCCAGAGCATATCCCTCAGGAAGACCCGCAGGTAGAAGCACTGTGGCGGGTTTTCGAGCAGTTGGCCGAAGTCCAAGAGCCGCGGGTGCTAGTGGAAGCATGGCACGATTTACTCCAAGCCGTAAGCGAGCTGCAAGATCGTTTTGTACTAGGGCTAAGCGATATTAATGCCCGCGCCATAGGCGAGCGGCTCTACATGGCCGCCTGTGCAAGACTTCGGGGCCAGCTAGACACCCGCAATCGCGCTCACCGTGAAATCCTGGATGAGTTAGCCGAAAAGCTCGCCGACAAACTGTTTGTGAACTTCTCGCTCTTTCAGTCGGTGCCTGACGTGTGGGGAATTGAGCAAATCTTCCCCGTACTACCACTCAGCGGGCTAGACCAGGCGCCGACGAGACGCGCCGTTATTCAGGATATTACCTGCGACTCCGATGGCCGTATCGACAGCTATGTGGATGGTCAAGGCGTGGAAAGCACGTTACCGCTACCCGAGTGGAAAAGTGAGGATGAGCGCTGGATCGGCTTTTTCCTGGTAGGTGCGTATCAGGAAATTCTTGGCGACTTACACAACTTGTTTGGCGATACCGACTCAGTAGACGCCGCCCTCGATGCCGATGGCAACTGGGTAATCTCCAACGCCCAGGCCGGTGATTCGGTGGCTGATGTGCTGGCTTACGTCAATTTTGACGCCAAGGTGCTTCAGCAAAAGCTGTTTGCACAGCTTGAAGCGAGCGGCTTCTCCTCCCAAGAGCAGGAGCACTTTGCTGCAAGCTTAAATGAGGGCCTTGAGGGCTATACGTATTTAGAGTAA
- a CDS encoding fumarylacetoacetate hydrolase family protein, whose protein sequence is MRFVPQFTDGQEFPHTLGKVVCVGRNYADHAKELDNPVPSEPLLFIKPATSVVDLTKPLAPPFSRGDVHYEVELALLVGETLTHATQDEAERAITGIGLAMDLTLRDVQTQLKEKGHPWEIAKAFDGACPLSPFLRLSRVPNWNALSFTLELDGEERQHGEGADMIFAIPTLVAEMSRHFTLEPGDIVLTGTPAGVGVLPRGAKLRLTLTGGLDITTSVVE, encoded by the coding sequence ATGCGTTTTGTTCCACAATTTACCGATGGGCAGGAGTTTCCCCACACGCTGGGCAAAGTCGTTTGCGTCGGCCGCAACTATGCCGACCATGCCAAAGAGCTGGATAACCCTGTTCCCAGTGAGCCACTGCTATTTATCAAACCAGCGACGAGTGTTGTCGATTTAACCAAACCGCTGGCCCCGCCTTTTTCTAGGGGCGATGTGCACTATGAAGTTGAGTTAGCACTTCTCGTCGGTGAAACGCTTACCCATGCGACGCAAGACGAGGCAGAGCGTGCGATTACCGGTATCGGACTTGCTATGGATCTCACGCTTCGTGATGTGCAAACCCAGTTAAAAGAGAAAGGCCACCCTTGGGAAATCGCTAAAGCGTTCGATGGCGCTTGCCCGCTGTCGCCGTTTCTTCGGCTAAGCCGCGTGCCTAACTGGAATGCGCTGAGCTTTACGCTTGAGCTTGATGGGGAAGAGCGCCAGCATGGTGAAGGCGCTGACATGATTTTTGCTATCCCCACCTTGGTAGCGGAAATGAGCCGTCATTTTACCTTAGAGCCTGGCGATATTGTTCTCACCGGCACGCCTGCTGGTGTGGGGGTATTGCCACGGGGTGCCAAGCTACGTTTAACGCTGACCGGCGGGCTGGACATCACGACGAGCGTGGTAGAGTGA
- the thpD gene encoding ectoine hydroxylase encodes MTVKSTPFNMVTAHKQYSEMTDMPSAQRAKVDDMYPTRLATAPVALTQPRRDAVVKGRDLSGPLSQEQLNEFERNGFLFIPNLISGEELSALCQEMSELMNNDTYRDKEFSVTEPASHEIRSLFAVHKLSKRFEKLAKDERLAGAARQIIGDDPYVHQSRINYKPGFAGKGFNWHSDFETWHAEDGMPHMHAVSASLILTDNHEFNGPLMLIPGSHLEFVPCLGETPEDNHKSSLKAQEVGVPSPEVLTTLVEKHGIKAPKGKAGGLLLFDCNTLHASNANLSPDPRSNVFFVFNRPDNRCVKPFAAPKQRPDFLAHGPEQG; translated from the coding sequence ATGACAGTCAAAAGTACCCCTTTCAATATGGTCACCGCACATAAGCAATACAGCGAAATGACCGATATGCCGTCTGCCCAGCGTGCGAAGGTAGACGACATGTACCCTACTCGCTTAGCAACAGCGCCAGTCGCTCTTACCCAACCACGACGTGACGCGGTGGTCAAAGGACGTGATTTATCAGGTCCGCTATCTCAAGAGCAGCTCAATGAGTTTGAGCGTAACGGGTTTCTATTTATTCCTAACCTCATTAGTGGCGAAGAGCTAAGTGCTTTGTGCCAAGAGATGAGCGAGCTGATGAATAATGATACCTACCGGGATAAAGAGTTTAGCGTCACGGAGCCCGCAAGCCACGAGATACGCTCGCTCTTTGCGGTTCATAAGCTGTCTAAACGGTTTGAAAAGCTGGCAAAGGATGAGCGCTTAGCCGGTGCCGCACGGCAGATTATTGGTGATGACCCTTATGTGCACCAGTCGCGGATTAACTATAAGCCTGGTTTCGCTGGTAAAGGGTTTAACTGGCACTCTGATTTTGAAACGTGGCATGCAGAAGATGGCATGCCACATATGCACGCCGTCAGCGCATCGTTGATTCTTACGGATAATCATGAGTTTAACGGGCCGTTGATGCTAATTCCCGGCTCGCACTTAGAGTTTGTGCCTTGCTTGGGGGAAACCCCCGAGGATAACCACAAAAGCTCGCTCAAAGCGCAAGAAGTAGGTGTCCCAAGCCCCGAAGTGTTAACAACGCTGGTGGAGAAGCACGGCATTAAAGCGCCGAAGGGGAAAGCGGGTGGGCTGTTACTGTTTGATTGCAATACGTTGCATGCGTCAAACGCAAATCTTTCACCCGATCCGCGTAGCAACGTGTTTTTCGTGTTTAATCGTCCTGATAACCGCTGCGTTAAGCCGTTTGCGGCGCCCAAACAGCGTCCAGATTTTCTAGCCCACGGTCCGGAGCAGGGGTAG
- a CDS encoding oxidative damage protection protein gives MSQMVFCRKYQKELPALPFPPLPGKQGQEIQATVSKQAWEEWQALQTRLINEKHLNMLEPESRAYLMDQMQRYLNNETTDQAEGYVPPSQA, from the coding sequence ATGAGCCAGATGGTTTTCTGCCGCAAGTATCAAAAAGAGCTGCCCGCGCTGCCATTCCCACCGCTCCCAGGTAAACAGGGCCAAGAGATCCAGGCCACGGTTTCCAAACAAGCGTGGGAAGAGTGGCAGGCGCTACAGACGCGCCTCATCAACGAAAAGCACCTGAATATGTTAGAACCCGAATCGCGTGCTTACTTAATGGATCAAATGCAGCGCTACCTGAATAACGAAACAACCGACCAAGCAGAAGGCTACGTACCGCCCTCACAAGCCTAA
- the mutY gene encoding A/G-specific adenine glycosylase — MADAPTPCLAAETFQRRLLNWFDQHGRHDLPWQSPRSAYRVWVSEIMLQQTQVATVIPYFERFMARFPTLEALATAPQDEVLHLWTGLGYYARARNLHKAAQVAMEEHGSALPTDSVETLMALPGIGRSTAGAIIAQSTGQRAAILDGNVKRSLTRLHALSGWPGKPAVERQLWSLAEYYTPDTRLADFTQAMMDFGATLCKRSKPDCLICPFNDVCRAYAQGEPQRFPESKPKKALPQRDTIMLMLRDREGRVWLEQRPPSGLWGGLWSLPQFEHPQALNDWLDDNVVAPTRHSALPSFTHTFSHFRLAITPQPVTCDRLGGIREKGVWYDVNDPPSLGLAAPVKALLSQLAPFTLDPTPGPSR, encoded by the coding sequence ATGGCTGATGCACCGACGCCGTGCCTAGCGGCAGAAACGTTTCAACGCCGTCTGCTCAACTGGTTCGACCAGCACGGCCGTCATGACTTGCCGTGGCAGTCGCCACGTAGCGCTTACCGCGTATGGGTTTCTGAGATTATGCTGCAGCAAACCCAAGTGGCGACGGTGATTCCCTATTTCGAACGTTTTATGGCCCGTTTTCCCACCCTGGAAGCGTTAGCCACAGCACCCCAAGATGAGGTGCTGCATCTTTGGACGGGGCTTGGCTACTACGCGCGTGCGCGCAACTTGCACAAAGCTGCCCAGGTGGCGATGGAAGAACATGGCAGTGCGCTGCCTACTGACAGTGTTGAAACGCTGATGGCGCTGCCCGGCATCGGACGCTCTACGGCAGGTGCCATCATTGCTCAAAGCACCGGTCAGCGAGCAGCCATTTTAGACGGTAATGTAAAGCGCTCACTGACTCGCCTTCATGCCCTTTCCGGATGGCCGGGCAAGCCTGCGGTAGAGCGTCAGTTGTGGTCACTTGCCGAGTACTACACGCCAGATACGCGACTGGCTGATTTCACCCAGGCAATGATGGATTTTGGCGCAACGCTGTGTAAGCGCAGCAAGCCAGACTGCTTAATCTGCCCCTTTAACGACGTTTGCCGTGCCTACGCTCAAGGCGAGCCGCAGCGCTTTCCAGAGTCCAAGCCTAAAAAAGCCCTGCCCCAGCGTGACACCATTATGCTGATGTTGCGCGATAGAGAGGGGCGGGTATGGTTAGAACAGCGGCCACCGAGCGGTTTGTGGGGAGGGTTATGGAGTCTGCCGCAGTTTGAGCACCCACAAGCACTGAATGACTGGCTGGACGATAATGTGGTTGCACCAACACGTCACTCAGCGCTTCCCTCTTTTACACATACCTTTAGCCATTTTCGGCTAGCTATTACGCCACAGCCGGTCACTTGCGATAGGCTAGGGGGTATAAGAGAAAAAGGCGTATGGTATGACGTTAACGATCCGCCTTCGCTAGGCTTAGCGGCACCGGTAAAAGCGCTGCTTAGCCAGCTCGCTCCGTTTACGCTAGACCCAACGCCAGGGCCGTCACGCTAA